The genomic DNA CAGCTTAAACATCTCTTTCGAGGGCATTGAGGGAGAATCGATGCTGCTGATGCTTGATATGAAGGGCATCTGCGCCTCTTCCGGCTCCGCCTGTACCTCTGGCTCGCTTGATCCTAGTCATGTGTTGCTTGCCATCGGCCTGCCGCACGAGATTGCACACGGTTCGCTGCGCCTTTCTCTTAGTGACGAAAATACCATGGAGGATGTTGACTATATTCTAGCTGAGCTACAGCCCATCATCTCCCGCCTCCGTGCAATGTCCCCGCTGTGGGAAAAGTTGATGGCTGAAGAAAAGTAATCTTCCAAATAATAAGGATGTGTGATAGTTATGATGTATTCTGAAAAGGTTTTAGACCATTTTTCCAATCCGCGCAATGTAGGTGAGCTGCCCGATGCCAACGGCGTCGGCGAGGTAGGCAACGCCGTGTGCGGCGATATTATGAAAATGTATTTAAAGATTGACGAGGGCGTCATTAAGGACGTCAAGTTTAAGACCTTCGGTTGCGGTGCCGCCATTGCAACCAGTTCGATGGCTACCGAGCTTATCAAGGGCAAAACACTTGACGAGGCCCTTCAACTCTCGAACAAAGCGGTCATCTCCGCCCTTGATGGGCTGCCCCCTGTCAAGGTACATTGCTCGGTACTGGCCGAGCAGGCGGTTCGTGCCGCACTTTCGGATTATTATCGCAGGCAGGGTGTAGACCCTGAGCCGATTGTTGGCAAGATTGTGGATGATCCGCACCACTGCGATAACTGCGCAACCTGCGAAAACAACTAACACCTGTAAAGCCAAACACGGCAATTCGGTTTGTCCGATTAGATCCGCCGAATTTTCCGGCACATATCTTAATTCTAAAGCCAGCGTCTAAAAGGCGCTGGCTTTTAGCATATCTTGAAAAAATCCACCAGACAAATGTGCTTGAACGCTCTGTTTTCTTGGCAGATAATCATTGTCACAGCACCAATGTGCTGGGCGATGCTATAAAGTAAAGCCATCATTTTCATATTTTTGATACGCTTTAAATATAATGCAATATGCATTAAGCCTGCTTATATAATCGCTTTTCGTATTAGCAACCCTGTATTTGAACATGTTTCCGGGAGGCGTAAACTTTGGATAACAGCGATTTATATTCTGAAGATATTGTAGACTTTTTCATTAGAAAAGGGGCCTATTTTGAGCGCTTTATATTCGAACATCCGGGTTTCATCACCAGCCACACAATTAACGACACCTATACCATCTGTTACGCTACCCGCGACGGATATGAAGAAATGGCCCGCTTCATGGGGTCTGAACCCGGTTTGCCGAATGTTCTGGGTCTTCTGGGCCGCTCGGAGTTAGAGGCATCTGGCATTACCCAGATTCAACAGCAGCCCTATCTCGACCTAAAAGGTCAAGGAGTACTGATTGGTTTTTTGGACACAGGCATCGATTATACAAAAGACGTCTTTAAAAAGAGCGATGGCACCAGTAAAATAGAGTTTATATATGACCAGTCTATCCCGGGAACACCGCCGGATGGCTTTCCGATAGGAGCCGAATTCACCAAAGAGCAAATTAACGCTGCGCTGGCCTCAGAGTCTCCCCAAAGCGTTCTACCACATATCGACGATGCTGGGCACGGAACTTTTTTGGCATCAGTAGCAGCCGGCTCTGCCCATGGCGATTTTATTGGCGCTGCACCGGAAGCAGGCATTATCATGGTCAAACTCAAAAAAGCTTACCCGTTCATGCGTGAACAGCTATTAATACCAGAAGAACAGCAAAACGCTTTCGAATCCACATCGGTGATTCTAGGTGTGGAGTACATTATAAAAAAGGCAAGGCAACTTGATTGCCCGGTTGTCATATGCATCGGGCTTGGCTCCAATTATGATAATCATGACGGCAGCAGCCCGCTAGAAGATTATCTGTTCGATGTTTCAAACATTCCGGGGGTATGTGTCTGCGTAGCTGCCGGCAACGAGAGTCAGGCGAAGCATCACTATTACAATCGTTTTACGCGCGATAAAGCGCCCATGAACATTGATATTCAGGTGGGTCAAAACGCCGGAAATATTTTGATCACCATTACAAACCGCCTTTCTGACATCATATCAGTATCGGTACGTTCCCCCACCGGCGAGCTGGTAAAACGAGTGCCGGCCAAGCCACTGCTCACACAAGTTACAAAACTTGTGCTGGAGAAGTCGGAGGTTAGCATCTCCTATTCCTTTCCGGTAAGCAGCAGTGGTGACCAGGTGACCGTGGTCAGAATACACAATGCCACACCCGGCCTATGGACCATCACCGCCTATGGGGATTTTATCATAGATGGTTCTATTTTTGCTTGGCTTCCGATGACCGGTTTTATTTCGCCTAATGTTGAATTTTTATCATCCATCCCTTATAACACCATCACCTTTCCAGCCACCGGACTGGGTCCTATATGCTGCGGCGCCTATAACAGTGTGCGCAACATTCTATATCCCCTATCCTCTTGGGGCCCGACGAGAATGCAAAACGACGTACCCGACCTACTGGCACCCGGTTATCAAATTGGCGGTATATATCCTACGGGATTCGGCTATATGAGCGGCACAAGTTGTTCCGCTGCCATCACCGCGGGCGCGAGTGCGCTGCTGATGCAATGGGGCATTGTAAAAGGCCACGATTTTGGTTTTTGTACGCCTGTAATAAGAGCTTATCTTATCCGTGGCTGCAACCGAAATGAATTGATTGTTTACCCCAATAATCAGTGGGGTTTCGGCATGCTAAACCTGACGCGAACTTTCTATTATATGCGCGAGCTATAAATGAGGGGGTATTCCTCTAGGTTTTCATCTTTATAAACGCTTCGGCGCACATGCTGTGCCGTCCGAAAGGAGGCTCTTTTTTGGATAAAGACACACTGTACGCACCGGATATCGTTGATTTTATAATAAGAAAAGATGCTTATTATGACCAGATGATTTTAAATCATCCCGGTCTTATTGCAAGCTATACCGTTAAAGGCACCTATATCATCTGTTTTGCCAGAATTAAAGATTATAATGAAATGACGTCATATATGGGTACAGATTATATAAATAGCATCCCAACGGTTTTGGGGCTCACCATTCGGCCCAGTCTGGAATCATCCGGTATTATTCAGGTGCAGCAGCAGCCCTATCTTAATCTAGACGGCACAGGGGTAATCATCGGGTTTGTAGATACTGGAATTGATTATACCCAATCGGTTTTTAAGCACAAGGATGGCTCCAGTAAGATCAGATATATCTACGACCAAACAATTCCCGGCACACCGCCAAACGGCTTCCCGCTGGGAACGGAGTATAGCAACGAACAAATAAACGCCGCACTGGCTTCAGATAATCCTTATGAAATTGTTCCACACCGAGACGAGGTGGGGCATGGCACTTTTCTTGCTTCGGTTGCGGCCGCCAGTCCCTCGGAAGATGTCATCGGCGCAGCACCCAATGCTGAAATTATTATGGTGAAGTTAAAAAAAGCTTACCCTTTTTATCTCGATCGATTTATGGTACCTAAAGAACAAGAAAATGCCTTTGAGGCTTCTTTTCTCATGCTAGGCGTTGATTATATTGCCAAAAAAGCAATCGAGATGAATCGTCCGGCCATCATATGCATTGGTCTAGGTTCAGATTATGACAGTCATGACGGCTATAGTGCCTGTGAGGAGTATTTGTATACAATTGGTAGCATTCCCGGTATATGCATATGCACCTCAGCTGGAAATGAAAGTCAAAGCAAGCGCCATTTTTATAAACGTTTCTCGCCGGATAAAGGGCCGGTGGACATTGATGTTCGAGCGGGTGAAGACGCCGGGGATATTTTTATAGTAGTTTCAAATAAAATTAGTGACAGAACCTCTGTGTCGCTGCGCTCCCCTACCGGCGAACTGATTGAACGAGTACCCGCCAAGGCTGCCTACTCGTTAACCACTCGCCTTGTGCTAGAACGCTCAGAGGTTAACATCTCCTATCACTTTCCAATTGAGGGCAGTGGCGATCAGGTTACAATCGTTAAAATACATGATGCCACCCCCGGCATATGGACCATCACTGTATATGGGGATATTATTCTCGACGGAACGATACAGGCCTGGCTACCGTTAATGGGGTTTGTTTCACCCAGCGTAGAATTTCTCACCTCGGACCCTTACTACACCATCACCTATCCCGCAACCGGACTAGGGACAATACGCTGCGGCGCCACCGACTCTGACAGCAATATTCTATATCCCCAGTCCTCATGGGGGCCCACAAGAATCGACCCCATTGCGCCAGATCTTGTGGCGCCAGGTTATCAGATTGGCGATATCTACCCTACGGGATACGGTTTTATGAGCGGCACCAGTATTGCCACCGCCATCACTTCTGGCGCGTGCGCGCTGATGATGCAGTGGGCCATCGTCAACGGACACGATCTTGGATTTAGCACTTCCTCCATCAAAGCCTACTTAATACGTGGATGTAACCGTAGCAATGAAATGAACTACCCCAACTCTCAGTGGGGTTTTGGTTCTTTAAACCTGCTGCAATCCTTCTATTATATGCGTGAAATATCTGCCAGATAAGATTGCCAATTGCTCCTGAGGTAACTTTTCGACATTAATAGAAACTTGTCGTCAATAAACATGCATTTTTGTTTTAACGAAATAAGGTTTTTGCGTTTTGCGCCTTAATAAACGCTATATGACAGAAAGAAACGGCTGCATCCCATAGCAGCCGTTTCTTTCCGGTTGAATAAAGCCCATTCTATAAACACTTATTCTTGTTGGTAATTACATGTTGTGCGCAGCAAAGTAGGTTTTGGCCGATTCAAGGCAGCGGCGCGCATGTTCGACGGCACCATAAACACCAATCCGCTTTAAATGTGGCAGCTCTATGCTGCAAACAACATCATTCGGCATACGGCTGACATAGGCGGCAATATCAATAACACCTTCGCCGACATAATAGCGCCCATCGCGTCCGACAACAAGCAGTTCTTCCTTGCTGGTCGGAATATCAGCCGGGCCGTCACAAATATGGCAGAACTTAAACCAGCTTTTCGGACAATCATCCAGCTCCTCAGGTGCAACACGAGAACGGTGTGCATGTAGCGTATCTAACATGATACCCGCGTTATCCCGGTTGATGGCTGTCAATACTTCTTTTACCTGCGTAAGGTTCGCAACATCGGCCCATGTGACAAACTCAAGCTGCACGCCCATACCATAGGACTTGGCTAGATCGCAAAGCTGTGCAAACTTTTCGATGTAAAGTTCCTTATTCGACGTCCATATGCTACTGAGCACATGACGCGCGCCAAGGCGGGCGCCTACTTCTACCGCTGCTGTATACCTTTTGACATCGGTATCCTCTAAAATTCGCAATAGCTCGATATCGTGTACGCGAATGCCGGTATCTTCCATGGCATTCATAGTATCTCGAAGCATTTCGGGCTGCGACGCGAGATCATAATTAGATTCACCCTTAACGCCAAGGTTGACAATGCGGGGACTGACATAATCATAACCGGCCAGCTTGGCGGTGTAGACTAGTTCAGGGGGCGGGCAGCGTAGCGCGGTCAAGTGCGCCAGCGAATATTCTCGTTTCAACAACAATCATCCTTTCAGGAGTATCTGTAGTATTAAAAGGTTAAAGAATACACAAGAAAGATCAAAATACCAACCACAGTATTTATAACGAACGTATTGGTGACCACCTCGTGATCTTCACGCGCACAGTTTTGCCCAACCAAAACAGTGAGCGAAATTGAACTGTGCTGTGTCAATAAAATAAAGTATGCTGCGTCAAACAAAGGGTTTGGCGCAATCAGGTTATCAATAATGATTAACTTAAATGCAAAAGCAACACTGAGTGATACGGCATAACGAACGACAACATAAAGAACACTTTCCACTAGATTCTTTCTGTTTGAAAGCTGTAACCGATATCCTATGATAACAAGCGTTAAAGTTAGCGAAATAGCGCCTAGCCGTTCAATCGCGCCGTAAAGGCCCAGCCCAAGCGCATTATTAAAAAGGAGCTCGCGCAAACCAAAAACACGGATAATAAGCCCCATAAATGTCATAACTAAAAAAGGATTTTTTAAAGATCTAAGTAATTGATACGGTGTAATTTTTTCTCCGCTTAAACACATTTGGGCCAATGGTAAGAAAACAAGCGCGATGAAAACTTCATGCCCAACGCCAAGGACACTTAAATACTTTAGATTCTCTTGCCCAAAAAGTGCGACATAAAAAGGTATCGATGTGGTGCCGAAGCCGAAGGAGGTCAGTAAAAACGGAAAGAAACTTCTTTTTATAGGAAATATTCGATAAATAACAAAGCCAAGCACCAGCAAAATGACCATTAAAGAAAAGAATGCCACGCTTAGCCAGGCATAGGAGACATCAACGTCCAAATTGATAAAAGTGATACATAACATACACGGAAGTGCAATATTAAGCACCAGCGATTGTAGCTTGAAGAAGGCCTCTTCCCCCAAAAATTGCATGCGCTGCAAAATGTAGCCCAGTGCAATTAGAAAGAGCAAAGGAAGAACCTTGCCCAAAATTTCTGTCATGCCAATAGTCCTCCTATGCCGGGTTTATCACGTGAAAGGAATAAGAGTAAAAGAGAAGATAGCTGTTTTTACTTTTGGTCGGCCTGAATTTCAGCAACAATCTTGTTGATTGATTCTGTCATAACCTCAACCGGCTCAGGCAACCCCGACCAGAGATTCACCTGAATGGCGCCCTGATGGATGCTCATGCCAAGGCCGTTGAGAATGCGACAGCCGACCTTCTCTGCCTCTTGCAGGAAGCGCGTTTTAAGCGGATTATAGGTTGCGTCAAAAGCAATCTGCCCTGCGTGAAGCAGTGCTGCGTCTATCGGTGTTTCGTCAGTGTGCGGATACATACCGACGCCAGAACAGTTCATAACGACATTACATTCGCCTATGACTTTTTCGTATTCCGATTTCTCTTCAAAAGAAATCCATCTGGCGACAGGCGCAAAGCTCTTATTAATGTCTTCCGCCAGGCTTTTGGCGGCCGCGTCAAAACGGTCGACGATTACAATTTCTTTTGCGCCGTGAAAAGCCAGAGCACAGCAGATTGCACGGCCGGCTCCACCGGCGCCAAAGGCGAAAAAGGTGCTGGATGTTATATCGCAGCCGGTTTCAAGCGTCAGAGAACGGATAAATCCAGGTCCGTCAGTATTGTAACCGATCAGCTTGCCGTCCCGCTTAACCACGGTATTAACTGCCCCCATTTTTTCAGCAAACTCATCGAGGCTGTCGAGGTATTCAATGACCTTAATCTTATTGGGCTTGGTCACAGCAAATCCGGGGCTGTTCAGGTTACGAAATGCCTGAACCATATCTTTGAGGTGCTCATTTTCTACCTCCAGCGGGAAGTATAAAAACTCCAACCCAAGTGCGCGATAAGCCTCATTTTGCATTCTGGGTGCAAAGGATTGGCGTAAAGGATTTCCCATAAGGGCAATCAACTTGGTATCTACAGTAATCATGGTTTACCCTCTTTTAAGTACTCAGCGGGCGAACGAGCCGCCCGCTGAATATTGGTTTTTCTTACTTACCGAGATAGGCGTCGACGAGATCCTGTCCGACCTTTTCAGCGACGGAATCGTACACGGGCTGCGCAGCAGCTTTAATCTCAGCATAGAGCTCTGCGGAAACCGGAACAACCTCGGTGCCAGATTCGGCAATAACCTTGGTCTTGTCAGCTTCAAGCTTGTCAGCCTGCTCGCGTGCATAAGCAGTAGCAGTGGTAACAGCCTGATCAAGAAGTGCCTTCTCCTCGTCGTTGAGCGCATTGTATTCGGCAGGGTTCATGATCAGCGCAAGAATGTGGGGCAGATGGTTGGTCTGGATGATGTAATCCTGAACCTCATACAGCTTGTTGGCCGCGATAACCGCATAGGGATTCTCCTGTGCGACAACGGTACCCTGCTGCAAGCCGGTGTACAGCTCGCCGAAAGCCATAGGAGTGGGTGCAGCGCCAAGTGCCTTCCAGAACGCCATGTGGTTAGCATTTTCCATGGTACGGATCTTTACGCCGGAGAAATCGTCAAACTTTTCAATCTTCTTGTTGGAGGACATAACGCGGAAGGTCTGATCCGCATATCCCAGCAACTTGTAGCCGGCCGCATCATAGAAGCCTGCAACCTTACCCATGAAGTCTGCATTATCGAAAATTGCGCGAAATTCCTGAATGGTGGGATACACAGCGGGCATGTCGAATACAGCCAGCTCAGGGATAAAGTTTACCTGCGGTGCAGTGGTCTGAACAACAAAGGTCACACTGCCGTCCTTGCAGCTCTCAAGAAGCGCAACGTCGCCGCCGAGGGTGCCGTCGGTGTAAACATCGATGGCCATCTTACCGCCGGAAAGGGCTGCAATCTCTTCAGAAAGCTTCTCGCCGTAGAAATAGGTGACCGTGTCCTTGGGGCTATCCATACCAAGCGTCCAAGAATGCTCACCAATGTTGCCGCCTGCTTGAGCAGGTGTGCTGGCAGAGGCAGCCGGATCTGCCGAGGAGGCAGGCGCAGCGCTGGAGGCTGCAGGCTTAGAGCCACAAGCGGTAAGAGAAAACGCAGTGGCAATAGAAAGAGCAAGTGCTAACAGTTTCGAGTACTTTTTCATTGTTTGTCTTTCTCCTTTCAAAATAGGGCATCGCCCTTATTGGGAAACAAAATTTAGATGCCGACCAACGCAAGGCTGATTGCTGGGAAAGCAACAATAAGCACCAACGCCAACAGGAACAGCAAAATAAAGGGGATGGCATGTTTTGCCACATCCATAACAGGGACGTCGGTAATCGAGCTGGCAACAAACAGGTTGATGCCGATGGGCGGGGTTACAAAGCCGATAGCAAGGTTAGTTACCAAGAAAACACCAAAGTGTAGTGGGTGTACACCAACAGTCTGCATAATCGGCAGAAGGATAGGCGTCAGAATAAGAATAGCGGGACCGCCGTCCATGACCATGCCCACCATCAGCAAGAACAGGTTGACAACCAGTAAAATGAGGAACTTGTTGCCACCAAAGGTATCACTAATCGCGGTGCTGACAAGCTGTGGAACCTTGAGGAAGGTCAGCACACGTGCAAATGCAGTCGCTGCGGCAAGCAGGAATAAAAGCGGTGCATATGTGCGAACACTTTCTACAAATATTTTGTACAGCTCGTTAAGCTTTAGCGTTTTATAGACGAATAAGCTGATAAACAGGGCATAGAACACCGACAGAACCGCAGCTTCGGTCGGAGAAGCCACGCCGGTATAGATACTGCCCAAGATAATAACCGGTGTCATCAGTGCCCAGAAGCTGTCAAAGAACACCTTGACAAAACCCTGCTTGTGCAGGTCACCAACAACCTCATTAATCTTCGCTTTGTCCTCGCCATTGCGCAAGCAATAAAAGAGAGCATAGCCCATCAGGCAAAATGCGATCAAAAAGCCAGGGACAACGCCTGCGATAAACAGCTGGCCTACCGAAGCGCCGGAAGCCATGCAGTAAAGCACAAATGGAATAGACGGTGGAATGATAACACCCAGGCTGCCTGAAACAGCGACAACAGCGGTTGAAAACTTCTTATCATAACCAAGGCTGACTAACACTGGCACGGTCATGCTGCCAACAGCGGCAACAGTAGCCGGTGCAGAGCCGGAAATAGCGCCGTAGAACAGGCAGGTGATGATAACCGCACAGGGTACGCCAGCGGGAATTCTGCCCAGAAAGTAAGTGAAAAAGTTAAAAAGCTTCTTTGAAACACCACCACGGGCCATGATAATGCCAGAGAAAATGAACATCGGGATAGCAAGCAGCGGGAAGCTGTTGATGCCACCGATCATCTCACGGATCAAATAGGTTCCGTTAGCCGGAAATTTAGGGAGTATCAGCGAAGGCACGATTGAAGTAATCGCAATACTGGATGAAATGGGGATAGAGATAATCAGTAATACAAAAAATGTTATAAATACAATTACAGCAGTCATTATTGTCCTCCTCCCACCTGACCAGGCCCAGCCTTAGCACCACGCACAAAGACCAAAGACTTTTCTACAACGCCTTGCGTCAGACGGATAATGCTTAAAATGAAACCTATTAGCGGGGCAATGTAAATAAAAGACATAGGTATCTGCATCGCCGGACTAAGCTGGCCGCTCGTTATAGCGTTGTTGAAATAGGTCCAAGCAAAAGGAACCATATAAATATAGAATAACAACATGGTTGTTTTTTCAATAATTTTGAAAACCGTTGCAACTTTCTGCGGAAGCAGAGAGACAAGTTGCTCTATTTTAATGGATATTTGTTTTTTAAAGCAGTAGCTGATGCTAAGGAAACCCGACCATACAAATAGAAAACGGGAAAGTTCCTCAGACCAGGAGAGTGGACTATTAAAAATATATCTTGCTATGATCTGTGCGCCCATAGCCAGCGACATAATCAGCAAAAGTACAACCAGAATAGTTTCTTCCAGGCTTTCATCCAACCATTTGAGAACCTTCATAGGTCACCTTTTTTCCTTTCTAACAAGTGTTACCGCGTATGGCGGCGGCGCTTAAAGCAAGCGCCGCTGCCTTGCGATTATTGAATGGGATTAGGGGGTGTGCTTTTTTATAGTGATTAATTAGGTTTTATGCGAAGCAGAATGCTTCGGCGGCTCGTAAACGCCTTCAGCGTTGCGGATGACCTTGCCGTTGACAACACGGCCATCAGGAGAATAGATATCGTTAATGTTCCAGCAACCCGGGGTGGGTACCGGAATGTTCTGCATAGGTACATCAAGTAGATAGGGTCTATTAGCTTCAATCGCTTTTTTCAAGGCGGGAGCAAACTCATCAGCAGATTCGATCTTCACTGCTTCGATGCCGTAGCCCTTGGCGATCTCCGCCCAGTTGGGGGTATAGCTCTCGCCATCAGGAGTTGCAAACATCGTACCAAATTTGGTGCCGTAGTTACCGTACTCAAGGCCGGCGATGGTACCAAACGCGGAGTTATTCATAACAACCCATACAACGGGGATGTTCTGCTCGACCGCAGTGGCAATAACCGAGGGATTAGTGCCAAAACCGCCGTCACCGATGAGCGTGATCACTGCCTTTTCAGGGGCAGCCAGCTTAGCGCCTAAGATGGCTGCCGAGCCGAAGCCCATGGTTGCAAGACCGGACGGATGGTGGATGCTGCCGGGAATTTCAACGTCGAACTGCTGTGCGACACCATTCTTGTTCCAGCCCACGTCGGTGAAAATGAGCGAATCGACAGGAAGCTGCTCTTTAACGTCCTTGAGGATGCGCTGAGGTGTCATCGGGAAGCGGCTATCGTTGCTGATTTCGACGTTGGAAGCCTTGAATGCAGCCTTCTCTGCGGCAATTTCCGCGCGCAGTTCAGGGCGCTCAATGCCGTTGGGGCAAAGCTTTTTGGCTTCTTCAAGAATCTGCTGCAACGCATATTTAAGGTCTGCTACCGCACCGATTTCAACAGGATAGTTTCGACCAATTTCGGTGGGGTCGATGTCGATCTGCAAAAACTTGGTCTTTGCCATATCGAAGGTCACGCCCGGGTACCAGCTGGAACTATCAGCCTCGGCAAAGCGGGTTCCAAGACCGAGGATTACGTCGGCATTGGCGGTCAGCTCATGGGTGAACGCCATACCCCAGAAGCCGGTCTGGCCAATCATCAACGGGTGTTTATCCGAGATGCAGCCCTGACCCATCAGGGTGCGCGAAACGGGTATGTCAAGGAACTCGGCCAGCGCCGCTAGATCTTCAGAAGCCTGCGCCAGCAAAATGCCGCCGCCTGCGTGCATCACAGGATTTTTGGCTTCAACCAAACGCTTGGCAATTGCCTTGGCAGCGTCAGGAGCAAGTGCGGGACGAATCGTGAGATCGCTATCGAGATAAGTGCGTTCAAAGAGATCTGTATCAATCTCGCGAGAGAACATATCCATCGGAACCGAGATAAGCACCGGGCCGGGTCTGCCGCTTTCGGCAAGGCGAAACGCCTTATCAAGAATTGCGGGCATCGCCTCGGGGTCGTCTATGCGCCATGCGCGCTTGACGATGGGCTTGTAAATATCGTACTGTGAGCCGTCGCAGTGTAGGTTAACCTCTTGATGCGGGTGACGGCCGTAATAATAGCTGGGCGCATCGCCTGCAATCACAACCATAGGAATAGAATCAAATGCCGCATTCGCAACGCCGGTCAGGGCATTGGTCATGCCGGGGCCGATGTGGCACATAACCACGCTCGCCTTATGAGTGACACGCGCATAGCCGTCGGCCGCAGTGGATGCGATCTGCTCGTGACGATTGGAAATATACTTAATTTTCTTGCTCTTCTCAAGCGCGTCCAGCATGGCAATAACGGTATGACCACAAAGCCCAAAAACATGCTCAACGCCACGACGCTCCAAATAATCAACTATTTGGTAAGAAAGTAATTTCTTCATGTTTTATCTGCGCTCCTTTCTAAGCAAAGCGTTATATATGGAGGGGAGGGACGGCGGCTTTGACGCCGTCCCGCGTAAGATGATAACATTGAACCGTCTTACTTGTCCATCTCCGGGTCGTAGAACTCACCGAACAGCCACTCATCGCTGGGTTTATCTTCAGGAATCGGCACAGACACCCAGGTCACGTTCATGTACTGACGCAGTGCAATATTCTCAGAGATGATGTTTCCACCCCAGGTGCCGCAACCCATCGAGTTGGTCATCGGCATGCCGTTGGTGTAAGAACCGGCGTTGGCCTTATTCTGCGGCTGGCGAACCATAATTCTAGAAACAGGTGCAGCCAGGCCAAGTCTGTGGATGTGATCCTGGTTGAAGGAATAGATGCCGCAGGAATGGCCCTTGCCGCCAACTTCGTAGATGGCGCGCATCATGTCGAGCGCATTCTCGAACTCGCCGTCATACTTAAACAGTGCGAGCAATGTGGTCAGCTTCTCGCTGGAGAAGAAATGCTCCTTGCCGATGCCGTCGCCCATGACAGCGATAAACTTGTACTCCGGTCCAATGCTAAAGCCGGCCTTCTCAGCGAGCTTCTGGGGAGGAAGCGCAACGGTCTCGGGCAGTCTATGGCCATTTTCGTCCCACATGACACGCTTGATCAGCTCTTTTTCTTCCTCGTTGGCGAGATAAGCGCCTTCTTCCTTGAGGGCTTCAACCGTCGCGTCGAAGATGGAAGCGTGTATAATCAGGTTGCCGTCGCAGGAACATCCGGAACCAAAGTCCGAAGTCTTTGAAATGCGGGTGTTTTTTGCTGCTTCTTTAGGATCGGCAGTCTCATCGTAAATCATAGTGGAGTTGCCTGCGCCAGAGCCAAAGGCCGGGGTGCCGGAGGAATAAGCAGCCTTAACCATGGGACGGCCGCCGGTGGCAATGATCAGGTTTGCGCGTCTCATCAGCTCATCGGTCTTGGCCAAGTTCGGCTCTTCAATAACCTGAAGAATGTCGGCAGGTGCGCCTTCACGGACAAGCGCCTCGCGCATAATCTGTACGCACTTGGCAGTACACTTCTTTGCACGGGGATGCGGAGAAAAGATGATGGCGTTACGCGCCTTTATAGAGTACATCGCCTGACCAGCAGGAGTGGAGGTCGGGTTGGTGGTGGGAACCAGCGAAGCGATAATGCCTACGGGCT from Oscillospiraceae bacterium MB24-C1 includes the following:
- a CDS encoding aldehyde dehydrogenase family protein codes for the protein MASKELTAEQLKEFDEMFERAQKAADIIATYDQERVDHLCRAVGWAITNLKTWEPLCYEVVEETGLGDPISKISKRNKVRGMLRDALRGKSVGIIEEIPEKGIVKYAKPVGIIASLVPTTNPTSTPAGQAMYSIKARNAIIFSPHPRAKKCTAKCVQIMREALVREGAPADILQVIEEPNLAKTDELMRRANLIIATGGRPMVKAAYSSGTPAFGSGAGNSTMIYDETADPKEAAKNTRISKTSDFGSGCSCDGNLIIHASIFDATVEALKEEGAYLANEEEKELIKRVMWDENGHRLPETVALPPQKLAEKAGFSIGPEYKFIAVMGDGIGKEHFFSSEKLTTLLALFKYDGEFENALDMMRAIYEVGGKGHSCGIYSFNQDHIHRLGLAAPVSRIMVRQPQNKANAGSYTNGMPMTNSMGCGTWGGNIISENIALRQYMNVTWVSVPIPEDKPSDEWLFGEFYDPEMDK
- a CDS encoding TRAP transporter substrate-binding protein, yielding MKKYSKLLALALSIATAFSLTACGSKPAASSAAPASSADPAASASTPAQAGGNIGEHSWTLGMDSPKDTVTYFYGEKLSEEIAALSGGKMAIDVYTDGTLGGDVALLESCKDGSVTFVVQTTAPQVNFIPELAVFDMPAVYPTIQEFRAIFDNADFMGKVAGFYDAAGYKLLGYADQTFRVMSSNKKIEKFDDFSGVKIRTMENANHMAFWKALGAAPTPMAFGELYTGLQQGTVVAQENPYAVIAANKLYEVQDYIIQTNHLPHILALIMNPAEYNALNDEEKALLDQAVTTATAYAREQADKLEADKTKVIAESGTEVVPVSAELYAEIKAAAQPVYDSVAEKVGQDLVDAYLGK
- a CDS encoding TRAP transporter small permease, giving the protein MKVLKWLDESLEETILVVLLLIMSLAMGAQIIARYIFNSPLSWSEELSRFLFVWSGFLSISYCFKKQISIKIEQLVSLLPQKVATVFKIIEKTTMLLFYIYMVPFAWTYFNNAITSGQLSPAMQIPMSFIYIAPLIGFILSIIRLTQGVVEKSLVFVRGAKAGPGQVGGGQ
- a CDS encoding thiamine pyrophosphate-binding protein, giving the protein MKKLLSYQIVDYLERRGVEHVFGLCGHTVIAMLDALEKSKKIKYISNRHEQIASTAADGYARVTHKASVVMCHIGPGMTNALTGVANAAFDSIPMVVIAGDAPSYYYGRHPHQEVNLHCDGSQYDIYKPIVKRAWRIDDPEAMPAILDKAFRLAESGRPGPVLISVPMDMFSREIDTDLFERTYLDSDLTIRPALAPDAAKAIAKRLVEAKNPVMHAGGGILLAQASEDLAALAEFLDIPVSRTLMGQGCISDKHPLMIGQTGFWGMAFTHELTANADVILGLGTRFAEADSSSWYPGVTFDMAKTKFLQIDIDPTEIGRNYPVEIGAVADLKYALQQILEEAKKLCPNGIERPELRAEIAAEKAAFKASNVEISNDSRFPMTPQRILKDVKEQLPVDSLIFTDVGWNKNGVAQQFDVEIPGSIHHPSGLATMGFGSAAILGAKLAAPEKAVITLIGDGGFGTNPSVIATAVEQNIPVVWVVMNNSAFGTIAGLEYGNYGTKFGTMFATPDGESYTPNWAEIAKGYGIEAVKIESADEFAPALKKAIEANRPYLLDVPMQNIPVPTPGCWNINDIYSPDGRVVNGKVIRNAEGVYEPPKHSASHKT
- a CDS encoding TRAP transporter large permease, which encodes MTAVIVFITFFVLLIISIPISSSIAITSIVPSLILPKFPANGTYLIREMIGGINSFPLLAIPMFIFSGIIMARGGVSKKLFNFFTYFLGRIPAGVPCAVIITCLFYGAISGSAPATVAAVGSMTVPVLVSLGYDKKFSTAVVAVSGSLGVIIPPSIPFVLYCMASGASVGQLFIAGVVPGFLIAFCLMGYALFYCLRNGEDKAKINEVVGDLHKQGFVKVFFDSFWALMTPVIILGSIYTGVASPTEAAVLSVFYALFISLFVYKTLKLNELYKIFVESVRTYAPLLFLLAAATAFARVLTFLKVPQLVSTAISDTFGGNKFLILLVVNLFLLMVGMVMDGGPAILILTPILLPIMQTVGVHPLHFGVFLVTNLAIGFVTPPIGINLFVASSITDVPVMDVAKHAIPFILLFLLALVLIVAFPAISLALVGI